Sequence from the Desulfovibrio sp. X2 genome:
TCTTGAGCGCCCCGCCGTAGCCCGCGGCCACGTGCCCCTTGAAGTGGGAGAGCACGACCATGGAGTCCGCCTCCACGATGTCCGCGGCCAGGAAGGCCTCCGTGAAGTGGTTGCCGGCCACGGCCACGGCGCGCTCGTGGGTGCTGCGCAGGCCGTCGGCCATGATCACGGGCGCGCCGAGCACGGCCGCGTCGTAGCCGTGGGCCGAGGCGACCATGCAGTGGGACACGGCCTCGCCGCGCTGCCCCACGTAGAGGGTGGAGGTGTCGGTGAGGAAGGGCTTGGCGCCGAGCCCCTTGAGGAAAGCGACCACGGGCTTTATCTGCAGCGGCTGCAGCTGGCTCGTGACGCCCGCCTCGCCGAAGTGCAGCTTCACGGCCGTGAGGTCGCCCGCGCGGACCGTCTCCCCTGCGCCCGCCTTCTTCAGCAGGCGGGTGATGCGCGCGTGGTAGGGGGCATTGTGCGTGGAACGGAGATTCCAGAAGTGGACCGTGGCCGCCATGTCGTCCTCCTCGTTCGCGGCCCGCGATCCGGGCCGACGGGCCGTCAGGCGTCCGCCTGCCCGGCGTTGTCGTCGAAATAGCCGCTCACCGTCTCGCTGTAGAGGATCTGCGGCGGGGTGGCGAAGCGTTCGCGCACCATGGCCAGGACGGCGCGCTCGTGCCCCCTGGCGTGGCCGCGCTCGCGGGCGTGGATCTGCACCACGATCCGGCCGTCCGCGTGCAGGCGCAACCGGAAGTCGCGAAGCCCCAGGCCCTCCACCTCCTGCTCCACCTCGGCGGTCTTGCGCAGCAGCTCCGCGCTCACGATCATGCCGTATTCCAGGCGCGTGAACAGGCAGGGGCGGCTCGGCTGCTCCGGGTCGGCGAGGCCGAGCTCCCGGGCCAGCTCGCGCAGCTCGGCCTTGCGGATCCCGGCCAGGGCCCAGGGGCTGACCACCCCGAGCTCGGCCAGGGCCGTGAGGCCGGGCCTGTAGCCCTGAAGGTCGTCGGCGTGGCTGCCCTCCACGACGAGCTCGGCGCCGAGCTCGCGGGCCAGGGAGGCGATGCGGCGGAACATGACGCCCTTGCAGACGTAGCAGCGCTGCCTGCCGTTGTGCAGGACCTCGACCCGGTTCAGGGGGTCGGCCTCCACGGTGTGGAAGGGCCTGCCCTGGGCCGCGAGCCAGGCCACGGCCCGGGCGGATTCGCGCATGGGGATGTGGGGGCCGGTGACGTGCACCGCCGTGAAGGGCAGGTCCCACTGCCGGAGCACGTGGGCCAGGAGCCGCGAGTCCAGCCCGCCGGACACCGAGACGATGCCCGTGAGGGGCGGGAGGGCGGCGTCCGCCCTCCCCTGCCGCGTCACGGCCGCGCGCACGGCCTCGAGCTTGCTCTTGAGCGCCTGCCTCATAGTAAAGCCGCTCAGAACGCCGGAATCTGCTCCTGGGCCTCGGTCAGCAGGAAGGAGCCGCTCATGATGCGGGCCTTCAGCTCCTCGGCGATCTCGAGCGCGATGACCCGGCTCGAGACCGGCACCGTGGGCACCTGCTCGCCGTTCACGGTGATCTCGCCGGACATGAGCTCCTCGAAGGTGGGCTGGCCCAACACGCGCTTCACGCCGTTCGGGTAGTCGTGGCCGTAATCGACCACGGGCATGGTGATGTCGGCGTCCGAGACGGACGTGTACCAGGCCATCTCCTCGTCCAGGATCGGAATGGGGATGCCGATGCCCACCGACAGGGAGACGCCGTAGCCGAGGATGCTCGCGCCGCGCACGTAGCGGGGGTTCATCTGCTTCATGTCGCCGCGGACCATGATCGTGCCCGCGGGGTGCAGCGGCAGGTTGCGCTCGTTGCGCCTGGGCCTCGGGTTGTGCTGCGTGCCCGCGCCGAGCACCCAGCCCGTGCCGCCGCCGAGGAATATCTTGGTGCCCAGGCCGATGGTCCTGAACATGGGGTCGTTGAAGAGCGGCGAGAGTTCGCCCGCGGTGGCGAAGTTGGCGTTGCGCACGTTGGGCTTGAGCGGCCCCATGTAGGTGTAGATCGTGCGCGAGGTCATGTTCACGGCCACGTTGTAGCTCTGGTAGCAGTTGCGCGGATTGAGGAGCTGGGCGTAGGGCAGGTCCGCCAGGGTGACGTCCTTCTCCAGCTTCTTCTTCGGGTAGCAGTCCGTGCCGTGGGCCTCGCACCACAGGCTCACGGCCTTGCCGCGGATGAGGTCCTCGATGACGTGGCCGCCGCCGTACTTGAACGTCCCAGGATGGATCTTGTTCAGCGGGTCGTCCTTGGAAAGCTCCGTGGCCCCGAGGTACGCGTCCACCGCGGCCAGGCCCGCATGGCAGGGCACGTTGTTCATGCGCATCTTCTGGACCTTGATGACCGGCGGCTCCTGCCCGATGTTGAAGAGCATGCCCGAGGAGCACATGGGCGAGAAGGTGCCCGTGGTGACCACGTCCAC
This genomic interval carries:
- a CDS encoding asparagine synthase; translation: MRQALKSKLEAVRAAVTRQGRADAALPPLTGIVSVSGGLDSRLLAHVLRQWDLPFTAVHVTGPHIPMRESARAVAWLAAQGRPFHTVEADPLNRVEVLHNGRQRCYVCKGVMFRRIASLARELGAELVVEGSHADDLQGYRPGLTALAELGVVSPWALAGIRKAELRELARELGLADPEQPSRPCLFTRLEYGMIVSAELLRKTAEVEQEVEGLGLRDFRLRLHADGRIVVQIHARERGHARGHERAVLAMVRERFATPPQILYSETVSGYFDDNAGQADA
- a CDS encoding homocysteine biosynthesis protein, yielding MSGAKQVTKTVQEINERIRKGKAVVLNASEMVEAVRSMGKVKAAREVDVVTTGTFSPMCSSGMLFNIGQEPPVIKVQKMRMNNVPCHAGLAAVDAYLGATELSKDDPLNKIHPGTFKYGGGHVIEDLIRGKAVSLWCEAHGTDCYPKKKLEKDVTLADLPYAQLLNPRNCYQSYNVAVNMTSRTIYTYMGPLKPNVRNANFATAGELSPLFNDPMFRTIGLGTKIFLGGGTGWVLGAGTQHNPRPRRNERNLPLHPAGTIMVRGDMKQMNPRYVRGASILGYGVSLSVGIGIPIPILDEEMAWYTSVSDADITMPVVDYGHDYPNGVKRVLGQPTFEELMSGEITVNGEQVPTVPVSSRVIALEIAEELKARIMSGSFLLTEAQEQIPAF